The following proteins come from a genomic window of Carassius carassius chromosome 10, fCarCar2.1, whole genome shotgun sequence:
- the LOC132151728 gene encoding protein cereblon isoform X2, whose product MAAERGGGDNNANDQMGNQLQLQPENEEEEEDDMETEDRDGEDAEKPSIINFDTSLPTSHAYLGSDMEEFHGRTLHDEDSVQNLPVLPHIALILIPGQTLPLQLFRPQEVSMFRNLISQDRTFAVLAHSPDVSGAEIKAEIGTTAEIYAFREEQEYGIETVKIKAVGRQRFRVHEIRTQADGIRQAKVQILPERILPDPLCALQFLPRLHIYTPQIKQSQATPPQDRCSQIYRQKKIHCASMTSWPPWVYALYDSKTLMSRVKKQLHEWDENLKDESLPTNPTDFSYRVAACLPIDDALRLQLLKIGSAIQRLRCELDIMDRCTSLCCKQCQDTEITSKNEIFSLSLYGPMAAYVNPHGYVHETLTVYKANNLNLIGRPSTLHSWFPGYAWTIAQCRTCGSHMGWKFSAVKKDLSPPRFWGLTRSALLPTIPQGEEGVEGSRLLCL is encoded by the exons ATGGCTGCTGAGAGGGGCGGAGGCGACAACAACGCTAACGACCAAATGGGGAACCAACTACAACTTCAGCCAG aaaatgaagaggaagaagaggatgatATGGAGACGGAGGATCGAGACGGTGAGGATGCAGAAAAGCCAAGTATTATAAACTTTGACACAAGTCTACCAACTTCACATGCA TATCTGGGCTCAGACATGGAGGAGTTTCATGGCCGTACCCTGCATGACGAGGACAGTGTGCAGAATCTGCCGGTCCTTCCCCACATTGCTCTCATTCTGATCCCAGGTCAGACGCTACCCTTGCAGCTTTTCCGACCACAGGAGGTCAGCATGTTCCGCAACCTCATAAGCCAAGACCGCACGTTTGCAGTGCTTGCACACAG TCCTGATGTGAGTGGTGCGGAGATAAAGGCAGAAATTGGGACGACTGCAGAAATCTATGCCTTTCGTGAGGAACAGGAATACGGCATAGAGACAGTAAAGATCAAAGCTGTTGGACGGCAGCGCTTCAGAGTGCATGAAATACGCACACAAGCAGATGG gattcgTCAGGCAAAAGTACAGATATTACCTGAGAGGATTCTTCCAGACCCTTTATGTGCACTGCAATTCCTGCCCCGCTTGCATATATACACACCACAGATCAAACAGTCACAAGCAACACCACCACAGGATCGGTGCAGCCAGATTTATAGACAG AAGAAGATCCATTGTGCTAGTATGACCTCGTGGCCTCCCTGGGTGTATGCCTTATATGACTCT AAAACTCTCATGAGCAGAGTAAAGAAACAACTCCATGAATGGGATGAAAACCTCAAAGATGAGTCCCTGCCTACAAATCCCACAG ATTTCTCATACAGGGTGGCCGCATGTCTACCAATAGATGATGCTCTGCGACTGCAACTACTGAAGATTGGCAGTGCCATCCAGAGACTGCGCTGTGAGTTGGACATCATGGACAGG TGCACCTCTCTCTGCTGTAAACAGTGCCAGGATACAGAGATAACCAGCAAGAATGAGATCTTCAG TCTATCTCTGTATGGGCCAATGGCAGCATATGTGAATCCACATGGTTATGTTCACGAGACGCTTACAGTCTACAAGGCCAACAACCTCAACCTGATTGGACGACCTTCCACACTGCATAGTTGGTTTCCAGG GTATGCGTGGACAATTGCTCAGTGCAGGACCTGTGGCTCTCATATGGGCTGGAAGTTCTCAGCAGTAAAAAAAGATCTGAGTCCACCTCGGTTCTGGGGTTTGACTCGTTCTGCCCTGTTACCGACAATCCCACAGGGCGAGGAGGGTGTCGAGGGGTCACGCTTGCTGTGCCTGTAA
- the LOC132151728 gene encoding protein cereblon isoform X3, translated as MAAERGGGDNNANDQMGNQLQLQPENEEEEEDDMETEDRDGEDAEKPSIINFDTSLPTSHAYLGSDMEEFHGRTLHDEDSVQNLPVLPHIALILIPGQTLPLQLFRPQEVSMFRNLISQDRTFAVLAHSPDVSGAEIKAEIGTTAEIYAFREEQEYGIETVKIKAVGRQRFRVHEIRTQADGIRQAKVQILPERILPDPLCALQFLPRLHIYTPQIKQSQATPPQDRCSQIYRQKIHCASMTSWPPWVYALYDSKTLMSRVKKQLHEWDENLKDESLPTNPTDFSYRVAACLPIDDALRLQLLKIGSAIQRLRCELDIMDRCTSLCCKQCQDTEITSKNEIFSLSLYGPMAAYVNPHGYVHETLTVYKANNLNLIGRPSTLHSWFPGYAWTIAQCRTCGSHMGWKFSAVKKDLSPPRFWGLTRSALLPTIPQGEEGVEGSRLLCL; from the exons ATGGCTGCTGAGAGGGGCGGAGGCGACAACAACGCTAACGACCAAATGGGGAACCAACTACAACTTCAGCCAG aaaatgaagaggaagaagaggatgatATGGAGACGGAGGATCGAGACGGTGAGGATGCAGAAAAGCCAAGTATTATAAACTTTGACACAAGTCTACCAACTTCACATGCA TATCTGGGCTCAGACATGGAGGAGTTTCATGGCCGTACCCTGCATGACGAGGACAGTGTGCAGAATCTGCCGGTCCTTCCCCACATTGCTCTCATTCTGATCCCAGGTCAGACGCTACCCTTGCAGCTTTTCCGACCACAGGAGGTCAGCATGTTCCGCAACCTCATAAGCCAAGACCGCACGTTTGCAGTGCTTGCACACAG TCCTGATGTGAGTGGTGCGGAGATAAAGGCAGAAATTGGGACGACTGCAGAAATCTATGCCTTTCGTGAGGAACAGGAATACGGCATAGAGACAGTAAAGATCAAAGCTGTTGGACGGCAGCGCTTCAGAGTGCATGAAATACGCACACAAGCAGATGG gattcgTCAGGCAAAAGTACAGATATTACCTGAGAGGATTCTTCCAGACCCTTTATGTGCACTGCAATTCCTGCCCCGCTTGCATATATACACACCACAGATCAAACAGTCACAAGCAACACCACCACAGGATCGGTGCAGCCAGATTTATAGACAG AAGATCCATTGTGCTAGTATGACCTCGTGGCCTCCCTGGGTGTATGCCTTATATGACTCT AAAACTCTCATGAGCAGAGTAAAGAAACAACTCCATGAATGGGATGAAAACCTCAAAGATGAGTCCCTGCCTACAAATCCCACAG ATTTCTCATACAGGGTGGCCGCATGTCTACCAATAGATGATGCTCTGCGACTGCAACTACTGAAGATTGGCAGTGCCATCCAGAGACTGCGCTGTGAGTTGGACATCATGGACAGG TGCACCTCTCTCTGCTGTAAACAGTGCCAGGATACAGAGATAACCAGCAAGAATGAGATCTTCAG TCTATCTCTGTATGGGCCAATGGCAGCATATGTGAATCCACATGGTTATGTTCACGAGACGCTTACAGTCTACAAGGCCAACAACCTCAACCTGATTGGACGACCTTCCACACTGCATAGTTGGTTTCCAGG GTATGCGTGGACAATTGCTCAGTGCAGGACCTGTGGCTCTCATATGGGCTGGAAGTTCTCAGCAGTAAAAAAAGATCTGAGTCCACCTCGGTTCTGGGGTTTGACTCGTTCTGCCCTGTTACCGACAATCCCACAGGGCGAGGAGGGTGTCGAGGGGTCACGCTTGCTGTGCCTGTAA
- the LOC132151728 gene encoding protein cereblon isoform X4: protein MAAERGGGDNNANDQMGNQLQLQPENEEEEEDDMETEDRDGEDAEKPSIINFDTSLPTSHAYLGSDMEEFHGRTLHDEDSVQNLPVLPHIALILIPGQTLPLQLFRPQEVSMFRNLISQDRTFAVLAHSPDVSGAEIKAEIGTTAEIYAFREEQEYGIETVKIKAVGRQRFRVHEIRTQADGIRQAKVQILPERILPDPLCALQFLPRLHIYTPQIKQSQATPPQDRCSQIYRQIHCASMTSWPPWVYALYDSKTLMSRVKKQLHEWDENLKDESLPTNPTDFSYRVAACLPIDDALRLQLLKIGSAIQRLRCELDIMDRCTSLCCKQCQDTEITSKNEIFSLSLYGPMAAYVNPHGYVHETLTVYKANNLNLIGRPSTLHSWFPGYAWTIAQCRTCGSHMGWKFSAVKKDLSPPRFWGLTRSALLPTIPQGEEGVEGSRLLCL, encoded by the exons ATGGCTGCTGAGAGGGGCGGAGGCGACAACAACGCTAACGACCAAATGGGGAACCAACTACAACTTCAGCCAG aaaatgaagaggaagaagaggatgatATGGAGACGGAGGATCGAGACGGTGAGGATGCAGAAAAGCCAAGTATTATAAACTTTGACACAAGTCTACCAACTTCACATGCA TATCTGGGCTCAGACATGGAGGAGTTTCATGGCCGTACCCTGCATGACGAGGACAGTGTGCAGAATCTGCCGGTCCTTCCCCACATTGCTCTCATTCTGATCCCAGGTCAGACGCTACCCTTGCAGCTTTTCCGACCACAGGAGGTCAGCATGTTCCGCAACCTCATAAGCCAAGACCGCACGTTTGCAGTGCTTGCACACAG TCCTGATGTGAGTGGTGCGGAGATAAAGGCAGAAATTGGGACGACTGCAGAAATCTATGCCTTTCGTGAGGAACAGGAATACGGCATAGAGACAGTAAAGATCAAAGCTGTTGGACGGCAGCGCTTCAGAGTGCATGAAATACGCACACAAGCAGATGG gattcgTCAGGCAAAAGTACAGATATTACCTGAGAGGATTCTTCCAGACCCTTTATGTGCACTGCAATTCCTGCCCCGCTTGCATATATACACACCACAGATCAAACAGTCACAAGCAACACCACCACAGGATCGGTGCAGCCAGATTTATAGACAG ATCCATTGTGCTAGTATGACCTCGTGGCCTCCCTGGGTGTATGCCTTATATGACTCT AAAACTCTCATGAGCAGAGTAAAGAAACAACTCCATGAATGGGATGAAAACCTCAAAGATGAGTCCCTGCCTACAAATCCCACAG ATTTCTCATACAGGGTGGCCGCATGTCTACCAATAGATGATGCTCTGCGACTGCAACTACTGAAGATTGGCAGTGCCATCCAGAGACTGCGCTGTGAGTTGGACATCATGGACAGG TGCACCTCTCTCTGCTGTAAACAGTGCCAGGATACAGAGATAACCAGCAAGAATGAGATCTTCAG TCTATCTCTGTATGGGCCAATGGCAGCATATGTGAATCCACATGGTTATGTTCACGAGACGCTTACAGTCTACAAGGCCAACAACCTCAACCTGATTGGACGACCTTCCACACTGCATAGTTGGTTTCCAGG GTATGCGTGGACAATTGCTCAGTGCAGGACCTGTGGCTCTCATATGGGCTGGAAGTTCTCAGCAGTAAAAAAAGATCTGAGTCCACCTCGGTTCTGGGGTTTGACTCGTTCTGCCCTGTTACCGACAATCCCACAGGGCGAGGAGGGTGTCGAGGGGTCACGCTTGCTGTGCCTGTAA
- the LOC132151728 gene encoding protein cereblon isoform X6, translating into MAAERGGGDNNANDQMGNQLQLQPENEEEEEDDMETEDRDGEDAEKPSIINFDTSLPTSHAYLGSDMEEFHGRTLHDEDSVQNLPVLPHIALILIPGQTLPLQLFRPQEVSMFRNLISQDRTFAVLAHSPDVSGAEIKAEIGTTAEIYAFREEQEYGIETVKIKAVGRQRFRVHEIRTQADGIRQAKVQILPERILPDPLCALQFLPRLHIYTPQIKQSQATPPQDRCSQIYRQVTDKIHCASMTSWPPWVYALYDSKTLMSRVKKQLHEWDENLKDESLPTNPTDFSYRVAACLPIDDALRLQLLKIGSAIQRLRCELDIMDRCTSLCCKQCQDTEITSKNEIFSLSLYGPMAAYVNPHGYVHETLTVYKANNLNLIGRPSTLHSWFPG; encoded by the exons ATGGCTGCTGAGAGGGGCGGAGGCGACAACAACGCTAACGACCAAATGGGGAACCAACTACAACTTCAGCCAG aaaatgaagaggaagaagaggatgatATGGAGACGGAGGATCGAGACGGTGAGGATGCAGAAAAGCCAAGTATTATAAACTTTGACACAAGTCTACCAACTTCACATGCA TATCTGGGCTCAGACATGGAGGAGTTTCATGGCCGTACCCTGCATGACGAGGACAGTGTGCAGAATCTGCCGGTCCTTCCCCACATTGCTCTCATTCTGATCCCAGGTCAGACGCTACCCTTGCAGCTTTTCCGACCACAGGAGGTCAGCATGTTCCGCAACCTCATAAGCCAAGACCGCACGTTTGCAGTGCTTGCACACAG TCCTGATGTGAGTGGTGCGGAGATAAAGGCAGAAATTGGGACGACTGCAGAAATCTATGCCTTTCGTGAGGAACAGGAATACGGCATAGAGACAGTAAAGATCAAAGCTGTTGGACGGCAGCGCTTCAGAGTGCATGAAATACGCACACAAGCAGATGG gattcgTCAGGCAAAAGTACAGATATTACCTGAGAGGATTCTTCCAGACCCTTTATGTGCACTGCAATTCCTGCCCCGCTTGCATATATACACACCACAGATCAAACAGTCACAAGCAACACCACCACAGGATCGGTGCAGCCAGATTTATAGACAGGTGACTGAT AAGATCCATTGTGCTAGTATGACCTCGTGGCCTCCCTGGGTGTATGCCTTATATGACTCT AAAACTCTCATGAGCAGAGTAAAGAAACAACTCCATGAATGGGATGAAAACCTCAAAGATGAGTCCCTGCCTACAAATCCCACAG ATTTCTCATACAGGGTGGCCGCATGTCTACCAATAGATGATGCTCTGCGACTGCAACTACTGAAGATTGGCAGTGCCATCCAGAGACTGCGCTGTGAGTTGGACATCATGGACAGG TGCACCTCTCTCTGCTGTAAACAGTGCCAGGATACAGAGATAACCAGCAAGAATGAGATCTTCAG TCTATCTCTGTATGGGCCAATGGCAGCATATGTGAATCCACATGGTTATGTTCACGAGACGCTTACAGTCTACAAGGCCAACAACCTCAACCTGATTGGACGACCTTCCACACTGCATAGTTGGTTTCCAGGGTGA
- the LOC132151728 gene encoding protein cereblon isoform X1: protein MAAERGGGDNNANDQMGNQLQLQPENEEEEEDDMETEDRDGEDAEKPSIINFDTSLPTSHAYLGSDMEEFHGRTLHDEDSVQNLPVLPHIALILIPGQTLPLQLFRPQEVSMFRNLISQDRTFAVLAHSPDVSGAEIKAEIGTTAEIYAFREEQEYGIETVKIKAVGRQRFRVHEIRTQADGIRQAKVQILPERILPDPLCALQFLPRLHIYTPQIKQSQATPPQDRCSQIYRQVTDKIHCASMTSWPPWVYALYDSKTLMSRVKKQLHEWDENLKDESLPTNPTDFSYRVAACLPIDDALRLQLLKIGSAIQRLRCELDIMDRCTSLCCKQCQDTEITSKNEIFSLSLYGPMAAYVNPHGYVHETLTVYKANNLNLIGRPSTLHSWFPGYAWTIAQCRTCGSHMGWKFSAVKKDLSPPRFWGLTRSALLPTIPQGEEGVEGSRLLCL from the exons ATGGCTGCTGAGAGGGGCGGAGGCGACAACAACGCTAACGACCAAATGGGGAACCAACTACAACTTCAGCCAG aaaatgaagaggaagaagaggatgatATGGAGACGGAGGATCGAGACGGTGAGGATGCAGAAAAGCCAAGTATTATAAACTTTGACACAAGTCTACCAACTTCACATGCA TATCTGGGCTCAGACATGGAGGAGTTTCATGGCCGTACCCTGCATGACGAGGACAGTGTGCAGAATCTGCCGGTCCTTCCCCACATTGCTCTCATTCTGATCCCAGGTCAGACGCTACCCTTGCAGCTTTTCCGACCACAGGAGGTCAGCATGTTCCGCAACCTCATAAGCCAAGACCGCACGTTTGCAGTGCTTGCACACAG TCCTGATGTGAGTGGTGCGGAGATAAAGGCAGAAATTGGGACGACTGCAGAAATCTATGCCTTTCGTGAGGAACAGGAATACGGCATAGAGACAGTAAAGATCAAAGCTGTTGGACGGCAGCGCTTCAGAGTGCATGAAATACGCACACAAGCAGATGG gattcgTCAGGCAAAAGTACAGATATTACCTGAGAGGATTCTTCCAGACCCTTTATGTGCACTGCAATTCCTGCCCCGCTTGCATATATACACACCACAGATCAAACAGTCACAAGCAACACCACCACAGGATCGGTGCAGCCAGATTTATAGACAGGTGACTGAT AAGATCCATTGTGCTAGTATGACCTCGTGGCCTCCCTGGGTGTATGCCTTATATGACTCT AAAACTCTCATGAGCAGAGTAAAGAAACAACTCCATGAATGGGATGAAAACCTCAAAGATGAGTCCCTGCCTACAAATCCCACAG ATTTCTCATACAGGGTGGCCGCATGTCTACCAATAGATGATGCTCTGCGACTGCAACTACTGAAGATTGGCAGTGCCATCCAGAGACTGCGCTGTGAGTTGGACATCATGGACAGG TGCACCTCTCTCTGCTGTAAACAGTGCCAGGATACAGAGATAACCAGCAAGAATGAGATCTTCAG TCTATCTCTGTATGGGCCAATGGCAGCATATGTGAATCCACATGGTTATGTTCACGAGACGCTTACAGTCTACAAGGCCAACAACCTCAACCTGATTGGACGACCTTCCACACTGCATAGTTGGTTTCCAGG GTATGCGTGGACAATTGCTCAGTGCAGGACCTGTGGCTCTCATATGGGCTGGAAGTTCTCAGCAGTAAAAAAAGATCTGAGTCCACCTCGGTTCTGGGGTTTGACTCGTTCTGCCCTGTTACCGACAATCCCACAGGGCGAGGAGGGTGTCGAGGGGTCACGCTTGCTGTGCCTGTAA
- the LOC132151728 gene encoding protein cereblon isoform X5 yields the protein MTADEHENEEEEEDDMETEDRDGEDAEKPSIINFDTSLPTSHAYLGSDMEEFHGRTLHDEDSVQNLPVLPHIALILIPGQTLPLQLFRPQEVSMFRNLISQDRTFAVLAHSPDVSGAEIKAEIGTTAEIYAFREEQEYGIETVKIKAVGRQRFRVHEIRTQADGIRQAKVQILPERILPDPLCALQFLPRLHIYTPQIKQSQATPPQDRCSQIYRQVTDKIHCASMTSWPPWVYALYDSKTLMSRVKKQLHEWDENLKDESLPTNPTDFSYRVAACLPIDDALRLQLLKIGSAIQRLRCELDIMDRCTSLCCKQCQDTEITSKNEIFSLSLYGPMAAYVNPHGYVHETLTVYKANNLNLIGRPSTLHSWFPGYAWTIAQCRTCGSHMGWKFSAVKKDLSPPRFWGLTRSALLPTIPQGEEGVEGSRLLCL from the exons ATGACAGCTGACGAGCATG aaaatgaagaggaagaagaggatgatATGGAGACGGAGGATCGAGACGGTGAGGATGCAGAAAAGCCAAGTATTATAAACTTTGACACAAGTCTACCAACTTCACATGCA TATCTGGGCTCAGACATGGAGGAGTTTCATGGCCGTACCCTGCATGACGAGGACAGTGTGCAGAATCTGCCGGTCCTTCCCCACATTGCTCTCATTCTGATCCCAGGTCAGACGCTACCCTTGCAGCTTTTCCGACCACAGGAGGTCAGCATGTTCCGCAACCTCATAAGCCAAGACCGCACGTTTGCAGTGCTTGCACACAG TCCTGATGTGAGTGGTGCGGAGATAAAGGCAGAAATTGGGACGACTGCAGAAATCTATGCCTTTCGTGAGGAACAGGAATACGGCATAGAGACAGTAAAGATCAAAGCTGTTGGACGGCAGCGCTTCAGAGTGCATGAAATACGCACACAAGCAGATGG gattcgTCAGGCAAAAGTACAGATATTACCTGAGAGGATTCTTCCAGACCCTTTATGTGCACTGCAATTCCTGCCCCGCTTGCATATATACACACCACAGATCAAACAGTCACAAGCAACACCACCACAGGATCGGTGCAGCCAGATTTATAGACAGGTGACTGAT AAGATCCATTGTGCTAGTATGACCTCGTGGCCTCCCTGGGTGTATGCCTTATATGACTCT AAAACTCTCATGAGCAGAGTAAAGAAACAACTCCATGAATGGGATGAAAACCTCAAAGATGAGTCCCTGCCTACAAATCCCACAG ATTTCTCATACAGGGTGGCCGCATGTCTACCAATAGATGATGCTCTGCGACTGCAACTACTGAAGATTGGCAGTGCCATCCAGAGACTGCGCTGTGAGTTGGACATCATGGACAGG TGCACCTCTCTCTGCTGTAAACAGTGCCAGGATACAGAGATAACCAGCAAGAATGAGATCTTCAG TCTATCTCTGTATGGGCCAATGGCAGCATATGTGAATCCACATGGTTATGTTCACGAGACGCTTACAGTCTACAAGGCCAACAACCTCAACCTGATTGGACGACCTTCCACACTGCATAGTTGGTTTCCAGG GTATGCGTGGACAATTGCTCAGTGCAGGACCTGTGGCTCTCATATGGGCTGGAAGTTCTCAGCAGTAAAAAAAGATCTGAGTCCACCTCGGTTCTGGGGTTTGACTCGTTCTGCCCTGTTACCGACAATCCCACAGGGCGAGGAGGGTGTCGAGGGGTCACGCTTGCTGTGCCTGTAA
- the LOC132151729 gene encoding von Hippel-Lindau disease tumor suppressor-like encodes MPQESPEGQQPLPLVRSLVSRIPAHVVFCNRSPRVVKPVWINFRGEPQPYVDIQPYTGKRMETYVGHPWMFRDAETDDPMVVNNKDMYLPPHLENGQVSVANITLPVLTLRDRCLQVVRRLVRREHIFQLEVGRCLQDDLAQRPSIHADLRRINQRVEQKLLENREQQNR; translated from the exons ATGCCTCAGGAATCTCCGGAGGGGCAGCAACCGCTGCCGCTGGTCCGATCTCTGGTTAGTCGGATACCGGCCCATGTGGTGTTCTGTAACCGCAGTCCGCGAGTCGTAAAGCCCGTCTGGATAAACTTCCGCGGGGAGCCGCAGCCATACGTAGATATTCAGCCGTACACCGGAAAAAGAATGGAAACCTATGTGG GACATCCATGGATGTTTCGGGATGCAGAAACTGATGATCCAATGGTAGTCAATAATAAAGACATGTATTTGCCACCCCACCTTGAAAATGGACAAGTCTCAGTTGCCAACATCACATTGCCTG TGTTGACCTTGCGAGATCGCTGTCTGCAAGTTGTGAGGCGGTTGGTTCGCAGAGAACATATCTTTCAGCTGGAGGTCGGCCGCTGCCTACAAGATGACCTTGCTCAGAGACCCAGCATTCATGCCGATCTACGACGCATTAACCAGCGAGTGGAACAGAAGTTACTGGAGAACAGAGAACagcaaaacagatga
- the LOC132151730 gene encoding putative deoxyribonuclease TATDN2 — protein sequence MCFTSHAVPSTMNRKREKVKSTWLNVESPRKLRKNRVGVVQSTCGDGDGQDGGMSEVSSPGLNTSTGSAGLGHMENMCLSTPCSSPKTRLKLTRHHRAVSRKKSPGEDTVSGQSSVGPPPPSAGKNCRNPGEGQKVILLKALNDAMGYANKKSSVGGPKSLSAKKTPDKLIKAIEEESTSELDCCSFKEKNDQLITNTEDRPPSLEFIDTQDDGTEIKLDTRSVILKHPESLDWSDDEDSEGRQTTELKRDCKLVDFSNTPPPLESKTYSSSPALKSSIFPQALWELKSQGCCDTSPTIPARDMELLSELPPQNTAFDLEPPKNYSHCRTVRRSLKLQQSIPRLRTFDYSPLTTRRTSESNIYASSHMLHAADSATRGMSVGSEPLWLSDLNYSKADSAGFIDTHCHLDMLYGKLGFRGSFKKFQSKYASSFPMEFMGCIADFCNPRITEREAIWEGLLGEEKVWGAFGCHPHFAKEYNHGHEQSIMGAMRHPKTIAFGEIGLDYSYKNSTDSRKQKEVFERQLQLAVSLGKPLVIHCRDADDDVLKIMKKCVPQDYKIHRHCFTNSYSVIEPFLSEFTNLCVGFTGLVTYHQAVEAREAVKKIPLDRILLETDAPYFLPRQVPKSTCRFAHPGMGIHTLHEISLLKGESLTTVLQTVRQNTRHIYGL from the exons atgtgtTTTACGTCGCATGCAG TTCCTAGTACGATGAACCGCAAAAGGGAAAAGGTGAAGAGTACATGGCTGAATGTGGAATCCCCAAGAAAGCTCAGGAAGAACCGTGTGGGTGTAGTACAGTCAACATGCGGGGATGGAGATGGTCAGGATGGTGGTATGAGTGAGGTTAGCTCTCCTGGACTCAACACATCTACTGGGTCAGCTGGACTGGGCCACATGGAGAACATGTGTCTCAGCACTCCATGCAGTTCACCCAAAACACGGTTAAAACTGACTAGACACCACAGAGCAGTGTCAAGAAAAAAGAGTCCTGGTGAG GACACTGTTTCAGGACAATCCTCTGTTGGACCTCCACCTCCTTCTGCTGGAAAGAATTGCAGAAATCCAGGAGAAGGGCAGAAAGTAATTCTCCTCAAAGCACTGAATGATGCAATGGGGTATGCAAACAAAAAATCATCAGTTGGTGGGCCTAAAAGTCTATCTGCAAAGAAAACCCCAGACAAGCTTATAAAGGCAATTGAGGAGGAAAGTACCTCTGAGCTGGACTGCTGCTCATTCAAAGAGAAGAATGACCAACTGATCACGAATACAGAGGATAGGCCTCCCTCTCTGGAGTTCATAGATACACAAGATGATGGGACAGAAATAAAGCTGGACACCAGG AGTGTGATTCTGAAGCATCCAGAATCGCTGGATTGGTCCGATGATGAAGACTCCGAGGGGCGACAAACAACTGAGCTTAAAAGGGATTGTAAGCTTGTGGACTTCAGTAACACTCCTCCACCTTTGGAAAGCAAGACTTACTCTTCATCACCAGCTTTAAAGTCTTCAATATTCCCACAAGCCCTGTGGGAACTGAAGTCACAAGGTTGTTGTGACACTTCTCCAACAATCCCAGCCAGGGATATGGAGCTCTTGTCAGAGCTTCCGCCTCAGAACACTGCCTTTGACCTCGAGCCACCCAAGAACTACTCGCATTGTAGGACAGTTCGGCGGTCACTCAAATTACAACAGTCTATCCCCAGGCTCAGAACGTTTGATTACTCGCCTCTTACTACACGCAGGACTTCAGAATCAAATATTTACGCATCCTCACATATGCTCCATGCTGCGGATAGTGCCACTCGCGGGATGTCTGTTGGCTCTGAGCCTCTTTGGCTGTCAGATTTGAACTACTCAAAAGCAGATTCTGCAGGATTTATTGACACGCACTGTCATCTTGACATGCTTTATGGGAAGTTGGGTTTCCGGGGTAGTTTCAAAAAGTTTCAGAGCAAGTATGCAAGTAGTTTCCCAATGGAGTTTATGGGCTGCATTGCAGATTTCTGCAACCCACGAATCACTGAAAGAGAGGCCATCTGGGAAGGTCTACTGGGAGAGGAGAAAGTGTGGGGAGCCTTTGGTTGCCACCCGCATTTTGCCAAGGAGTATAACCATGGTCATGAGCAAAGCATCATGGGTGCTATGCGTCACCCTAAGACCATTGCATTTGGAGAGATTGGTTTGGATTACTCCTATAAGAATTCTACAGACTCAAGGAAGCAGAAAGAG GTGTTTGAACGTCAGTTGCAGTTGGCCGTCTCTCTCGGGAAGCCTCTTGTCATACATTGTCGTGATGCTGATGATGATGTCCTGAAAATTATGAAGAAGTGTGTCCCACAAGATTACAAAATACACAG ACACTGTTTTACCAACAGCTACTCTGTGATTGAGCCGTTCCTAAGTGAATTCACTAACCTGTGTGTGGGTTTCACTGGACTTGTGACGTATCATCAGGCTGTGGAGGCTCGAGAAGCCGTGAAGAAAATCCCACTCGACAGAATCTTACTGGAGACAGATGCACCATATTTCCTACCTAGACAG GTGCCTAAGTCCACATGCAGGTTTGCTCACCCTGGTATGGGcatacacacactgcatgagattAGTCTGCTGAAGGGAGAGAGTCTAACCACAGTACTGCAAACAGTCCGGCAGAACACTAGACATATATACGGTCTGTGA
- the LOC132152284 gene encoding ghrelin-like, whose amino-acid sequence MLPTTYKKLKQGNLPGCHCVVVLATFLLLCALSLCVESVRGGTSFLSPAQKPQGRRPSWVGRRDAAEPEIPMIREDDQFKVSAPFDLSVSLSKAENEKYGPELQKVLVNLLSDFPLEF is encoded by the exons ATGCTGCCGACCACGTACAAAA AACTAAAACAAGGTAACCTTCCAGGATGCCACTGCGTTGTTGTGCTAGCCACGTTTCTGCTTTTATGTGCTCTTTCCTTGTGTGTCGAGTCTGTGAGAGGCGGCACCAGCTTCCTCAGTCCTGCTCAGAAACCACAG ggTCGAAGGCCATCATGGGTGGGCAGAAGAGATGCTGCAGAGCCAGAGATCCCAATGATTAGAGAGGATGATCAGTTTAAG GTGAGTGCTCCATTTGATCTGTCCGTGTCTCTGAGTAAAGCGGAGAACGAGAAATACGGCCCTGAGCTGCAGAAGGTTCTGGTGAATCTTCTTAGCGATTTCCCACTTG AATTCTGA